A part of Brachybacterium faecium DSM 4810 genomic DNA contains:
- a CDS encoding predicted dehydrogenase (PFAM: Oxidoreductase family, NAD-binding Rossmann fold), whose amino-acid sequence MPKTLNIAVIGAGTMAQAVHLPVLRRRWDRFTIAALVDHSPRRRRESSEVWGIEEDKRYESVADLIAAVRAKTLSLDAALLSTDGLHVEDLLALMRRGIPVLVEPPIGYSGEEVAKVADFERMTGRRLLMMAYPQQYDDSVTRMAEQIATKDLRMVDHEVLMPASQPLFGAAHVTTSSYDLPTEVRSQRRKALQAAVEAGAGGGATQRDRDLYVKGLLTGVAHQLAVLEASYGPLTQLTAVRHWPKGVIPGSLELMGELAGGARVRLVWHYLPFAPEYSETVQILSARRKMRVELPAPSHGDSRSTVALREKKSGVVQETATTAPKGAAELMWEAFHAFVEKGKEPVSGAAEARDQVILLREVLSSIVEADGRSLDAEDDAEDDAGESESAEAAAVTEATEAAESTGAAESAESSESAADAEDIESAAGPAAIESTESTADTAASADDTAPTTDPAPATDAAENAESEPPAEPAAEPAGPAEPAPAGTAGEEPVDAWSTGAAQDPAEDPTRP is encoded by the coding sequence ATGCCCAAGACCCTGAACATCGCCGTGATCGGCGCCGGAACCATGGCCCAGGCCGTGCACCTGCCGGTGCTGCGCCGGCGCTGGGACCGCTTCACGATCGCCGCGCTCGTGGACCACTCGCCGCGCCGCCGACGGGAATCCTCCGAGGTGTGGGGGATCGAGGAGGACAAGCGCTACGAGTCCGTCGCCGATCTCATCGCGGCGGTGCGCGCCAAGACCCTCTCCCTGGATGCGGCGCTGCTGTCCACCGACGGGCTGCACGTCGAGGATCTCCTCGCGCTCATGCGCCGCGGGATCCCGGTGCTGGTGGAGCCGCCGATCGGCTACTCCGGCGAGGAGGTCGCGAAGGTCGCCGACTTCGAGCGGATGACGGGCCGACGCCTGCTGATGATGGCCTACCCGCAGCAGTACGACGACTCGGTGACCCGCATGGCCGAGCAGATCGCGACCAAGGATCTGCGGATGGTGGACCACGAGGTGCTGATGCCGGCCAGCCAGCCGCTGTTCGGCGCCGCCCACGTGACCACCTCCTCCTACGACCTGCCCACCGAGGTGCGCTCCCAGCGGCGCAAGGCCCTGCAGGCCGCGGTCGAGGCGGGCGCGGGCGGCGGCGCCACGCAGCGTGACCGCGACCTGTACGTCAAGGGCCTGCTCACGGGCGTGGCCCACCAGCTGGCGGTGCTCGAGGCCTCCTACGGACCGCTCACGCAGCTCACGGCCGTGCGGCACTGGCCCAAGGGCGTGATCCCCGGGTCGCTCGAGCTGATGGGGGAGCTGGCCGGCGGGGCGCGGGTGCGCCTGGTGTGGCACTATCTGCCCTTCGCCCCCGAATACTCCGAGACCGTGCAGATCCTCTCCGCCCGGCGGAAGATGCGGGTCGAGCTGCCGGCGCCCTCGCACGGCGACAGCCGCTCGACGGTGGCGCTGCGGGAGAAGAAGAGCGGCGTGGTCCAGGAGACCGCGACGACAGCGCCCAAGGGTGCGGCGGAGCTCATGTGGGAGGCCTTCCACGCCTTCGTCGAGAAGGGGAAGGAGCCGGTCTCCGGCGCGGCGGAGGCACGCGACCAGGTGATCCTCCTGCGCGAGGTGCTCTCGAGCATCGTCGAGGCCGACGGACGAAGCCTCGACGCCGAGGACGACGCCGAGGATGATGCCGGAGAGTCCGAGAGCGCTGAGGCCGCTGCGGTCACTGAGGCCACTGAGGCCGCCGAGAGCACCGGGGCGGCCGAGAGCGCTGAGAGCTCCGAGAGCGCAGCGGACGCCGAGGACATCGAGAGCGCCGCGGGCCCCGCGGCCATCGAGAGCACCGAGAGCACAGCGGACACAGCGGCATCGGCCGACGACACGGCGCCGACCACGGATCCCGCGCCCGCGACGGACGCCGCAGAGAATGCCGAGAGCGAGCCGCCCGCGGAGCCGGCCGCCGAGCCCGCCGGGCCCGCAGAGCCCGCGCCCGCCGGCACCGCCGGTGAGGAGCCCGTCGACGCCTGGAGCACGGGGGCCGCGCAGGATCCCGCCGAGGACCCGACCCGCCCCTGA
- a CDS encoding predicted transcriptional regulator (PFAM: Transcriptional regulator PadR-like family) — MIGADAIRGHIDLILLSILESRPSYAYEISKTITDRSQGEYVIKQTTLYSAVKRLQSQGLLDSYEDVSSSGKPRTYYTLTSEGLAQLDVKRDEWRRTRALVDHFADGKDAP; from the coding sequence GTGATCGGAGCGGACGCCATCCGCGGGCACATCGACCTGATCCTGCTGTCGATCCTCGAGTCCCGCCCCTCGTACGCCTACGAGATCTCCAAGACCATCACCGACCGCTCGCAGGGCGAGTACGTCATCAAGCAGACCACCCTCTACTCGGCGGTCAAGCGCCTGCAGTCGCAGGGCCTGCTCGACAGCTATGAGGACGTCTCCTCCTCCGGCAAACCCCGCACCTACTACACGCTCACCTCCGAGGGCCTCGCCCAGCTCGACGTCAAGCGCGATGAATGGCGCCGCACCCGAGCCCTGGTGGACCACTTCGCGGACGGAAAGGACGCCCCGTGA
- a CDS encoding ribonucleoside-diphosphate reductase class Ib glutaredoxin subunit (PFAM: Glutaredoxin~TIGRFAM: Glutaredoxin-like protein NrdH), whose product MYSKPLCVQCDATKRALNKAGIAYDVVDITEDADALAKVKSLGYVQAPVVITSEDHWSGFRPDKIKALAGAGAQRQAAAI is encoded by the coding sequence GTGTACTCGAAGCCCCTCTGCGTGCAGTGCGATGCGACCAAGCGCGCCCTGAACAAGGCGGGCATCGCCTACGACGTCGTCGACATCACCGAGGACGCCGACGCGCTGGCGAAGGTCAAGTCGCTCGGCTACGTCCAGGCTCCGGTCGTCATCACCTCCGAGGACCACTGGTCCGGCTTCCGCCCCGACAAGATCAAGGCGCTCGCGGGCGCCGGCGCGCAGCGCCAGGCCGCCGCGATCTGA
- a CDS encoding ribonucleoside-diphosphate reductase 2, operon protein nrdI (PFAM: NrdI Flavodoxin like~TIGRFAM: ribonucleoside-diphosphate reductase 2, operon protein nrdI) has protein sequence MTNLVYFSSVSGNTKRFIEKLGMPAARIPLYPKEEPLVVDQDFVLVVPTYGGGNGRGAVPKQVIKFLNDERNRKHIRGVIGAGNTNFGEAYCLAGDIIARKCEVPHMYRFELFGTPRDVTRVHDGLEEFWRH, from the coding sequence GTGACCAACCTCGTCTACTTCTCCTCGGTGTCGGGTAACACCAAGCGCTTCATCGAGAAGCTCGGGATGCCTGCCGCGCGCATCCCGCTCTATCCCAAGGAGGAGCCTCTCGTCGTCGACCAGGACTTCGTCCTCGTCGTGCCGACCTACGGCGGGGGCAACGGCCGCGGCGCCGTGCCCAAGCAGGTCATCAAGTTCCTCAACGACGAACGCAATCGGAAGCACATCCGCGGCGTGATCGGTGCGGGGAACACCAACTTCGGGGAGGCCTACTGCCTGGCGGGCGACATCATCGCCCGCAAGTGCGAGGTCCCCCACATGTACAGGTTCGAACTGTTCGGTACTCCGCGCGACGTGACGCGGGTCCATGACGGATTGGAAGAATTTTGGCGACACTGA
- a CDS encoding ribonucleoside-diphosphate reductase class Ib beta subunit (PFAM: Ribonucleotide reductase, small chain), whose protein sequence is MNDHLKTTIEAINWNRIPDPKDQEVWDRLTGNFWLPEKIPLSNDIQSWSRRSEEEQKMAMHVFTGLTLLDTVQGTVGAISLIPDAVTPHEEAVYTNIAFMESVHAKSYSQIFSTLANTKQIDEAFHWGATNEQLQKKAQIIMSYYEGDDPEKRKVASVLLESFLFYSGFYLPMRYSSHGELTNTADIIRLIIRDEAVHGYYIGYKYQKAVEKLSAERQAELKDYTFSLLMELYDNEEVYTEDIYDPVGWTEDVKVFLRYNANKALMNLGYEGLFPQEATQVNPAILASLSPNADENHDFFSGSGSSYVMGKAVETEDDDWDF, encoded by the coding sequence GTGAACGACCACCTGAAGACGACCATCGAGGCGATCAACTGGAACCGGATCCCGGACCCGAAGGACCAGGAGGTCTGGGACCGTCTGACCGGGAACTTCTGGCTGCCCGAGAAGATCCCGCTGTCCAACGACATCCAGTCGTGGAGCCGTCGCTCCGAGGAGGAGCAGAAGATGGCCATGCATGTGTTCACGGGGCTCACCCTGCTGGACACCGTGCAGGGCACCGTGGGCGCGATCTCCCTGATCCCGGATGCGGTCACCCCGCACGAGGAGGCGGTGTACACCAACATCGCCTTCATGGAGTCGGTGCACGCGAAGTCCTACTCCCAGATCTTCTCGACGCTCGCGAACACCAAGCAGATCGATGAGGCCTTCCACTGGGGCGCGACGAACGAGCAGCTCCAGAAGAAGGCTCAGATCATCATGAGCTACTACGAGGGCGACGACCCGGAGAAGCGCAAGGTCGCCTCGGTGCTGCTCGAGTCGTTCCTGTTCTACTCGGGCTTCTACCTGCCGATGCGCTACTCGAGCCACGGCGAGCTCACCAACACCGCCGACATCATCCGCCTCATCATCCGCGACGAGGCCGTGCACGGGTACTACATCGGCTACAAGTACCAGAAGGCCGTCGAGAAGCTCTCCGCCGAGCGTCAGGCCGAGCTGAAGGACTACACGTTCTCCCTGCTCATGGAGCTGTACGACAACGAAGAGGTCTATACCGAGGACATCTACGACCCGGTCGGCTGGACCGAGGACGTCAAGGTCTTCCTGCGCTACAACGCGAACAAGGCGCTCATGAACCTCGGCTACGAGGGTCTGTTCCCGCAGGAGGCCACGCAGGTGAACCCGGCCATCCTCGCCTCGCTCTCCCCGAACGCCGACGAGAACCACGACTTCTTCTCCGGCTCCGGCTCGAGCTACGTCATGGGCAAGGCCGTCGAGACCGAGGACGACGACTGGGACTTCTGA
- a CDS encoding universal stress family protein (PFAM: Universal stress protein family) gives MAVVVGFIPTEVGFKALAAAREEAEQRGGPLIVVNVLRAGVTDDPRHANDQQLEIARDQLRRATVRVEFRQETTEDDIADILLDVVEKEKAQLLVLGVRRQQDLARHLLGLTVQKLLLSADSEVLVV, from the coding sequence ATGGCCGTCGTCGTCGGATTCATCCCCACCGAAGTGGGCTTCAAGGCCCTGGCCGCAGCCCGTGAGGAGGCCGAGCAGCGGGGCGGCCCGCTGATCGTGGTCAACGTGCTGCGCGCGGGCGTCACGGACGATCCCCGCCACGCCAACGACCAGCAGCTCGAGATCGCCCGCGACCAGCTGCGCCGCGCGACCGTGCGGGTGGAGTTCCGCCAGGAGACCACCGAGGACGACATCGCCGACATCCTCCTGGACGTGGTCGAGAAGGAGAAGGCGCAGCTGCTCGTGCTCGGCGTGCGCCGCCAGCAGGATCTGGCCCGCCACCTGCTGGGCCTGACCGTCCAGAAGCTGCTGCTCTCCGCGGACAGCGAGGTCCTCGTGGTCTGA
- a CDS encoding uncharacterized conserved protein (PFAM: Uncharacterized protein family UPF0029~TIGRFAM: conserved hypothetical protein TIGR00257), whose protein sequence is MSRPRLRGMSAPLVLSADVETELVEKRSRFLTRLHRVESVEQADALLRTARAEHPDARHHCTALVLAETPERAEMHRSNDDGEPAGTAGMPMLQSLLHAHVVDTFAIVIRYFGGIKLGAGGLVRAYTAGVEQAVAAATLLRRTELAVARIEVPPAEVGLAENAVRVWAAAHAATVEPTQYTSRSALLTVLVPPERFAELSADTARWSSGRRTVEDAGRRTADVPF, encoded by the coding sequence ATGTCCCGTCCTAGACTCAGGGGCATGTCCGCTCCCCTCGTCCTCTCCGCCGATGTCGAGACCGAGCTGGTCGAGAAGCGGTCCCGGTTCCTCACCCGGCTGCACCGGGTCGAGAGCGTCGAGCAGGCCGATGCGCTGCTGCGCACCGCCCGCGCCGAGCATCCCGATGCCCGTCACCACTGCACGGCGCTGGTGCTCGCGGAGACGCCGGAGCGGGCCGAGATGCACCGCTCCAACGATGACGGCGAACCGGCCGGGACCGCGGGCATGCCGATGCTGCAGTCGCTGCTGCACGCGCACGTGGTGGACACCTTCGCGATCGTGATCCGCTACTTCGGCGGGATCAAGCTCGGCGCCGGAGGCCTGGTGCGGGCCTACACCGCCGGGGTCGAGCAGGCGGTCGCGGCGGCGACCCTGCTGCGACGCACCGAGCTCGCCGTCGCCCGTATCGAGGTGCCTCCGGCGGAGGTCGGCCTCGCGGAGAACGCCGTGCGGGTGTGGGCCGCGGCGCATGCCGCCACGGTCGAGCCCACGCAGTACACCTCGCGCAGCGCCCTGCTCACGGTGCTGGTGCCGCCCGAGAGGTTCGCGGAGCTCAGCGCGGACACGGCCCGCTGGTCCTCCGGGCGGCGCACCGTCGAGGACGCCGGCCGCAGGACGGCCGACGTCCCCTTCTGA
- a CDS encoding 1-acyl-sn-glycerol-3-phosphate acyltransferase (PFAM: Acyltransferase~TIGRFAM: 1-acyl-sn-glycerol-3-phosphate acyltransferases), translated as MAQRFYFGARNVSRPLVRLLWNPRVSGLENIPRDGGFVIASNHLANIDSFMLPVVLPRQIRFVAKDTLWTQKGVLGWILRWFFDAVEAVPVNRDALSSGKGALQAGLTILREGDGFAIYPEGTRSKDGLLHPGKQGAAWLALESGCPVIPVGLKGTQHMFSRLLPHRGAITVRVGTPIAVDEIDPTASKGVRRRLMNARIMDEIQKLSGQRRA; from the coding sequence GTGGCTCAACGCTTCTACTTCGGCGCCCGCAACGTCTCGCGACCTCTCGTGCGGCTGCTGTGGAACCCGCGGGTCTCGGGGCTCGAGAACATCCCCCGCGACGGGGGATTCGTGATCGCCTCCAACCATCTGGCCAACATCGACAGCTTCATGCTGCCGGTGGTGCTCCCCCGCCAGATCCGTTTCGTCGCCAAGGACACCCTGTGGACGCAGAAGGGCGTGCTCGGGTGGATCCTGCGCTGGTTCTTCGACGCCGTCGAAGCGGTGCCCGTGAACCGTGACGCCCTCTCCTCCGGCAAGGGGGCGCTGCAGGCCGGCCTCACCATCCTCCGCGAGGGCGACGGCTTCGCGATCTACCCCGAGGGCACCCGGTCCAAGGACGGCCTGCTGCATCCGGGGAAGCAGGGCGCCGCATGGCTCGCCCTCGAATCCGGCTGCCCGGTGATCCCCGTCGGCCTCAAGGGCACCCAGCACATGTTCTCGCGCCTGCTGCCGCACCGCGGCGCCATCACCGTCCGCGTCGGCACCCCGATCGCGGTCGACGAGATCGACCCCACCGCCTCCAAGGGCGTGCGCCGGCGGCTGATGAACGCCCGCATCATGGACGAGATCCAGAAGCTCTCCGGCCAGCGCCGCGCCTGA
- a CDS encoding Transglycosylase associated protein (PFAM: Transglycosylase associated protein), with protein sequence MGLIGLIISWIIIGAIIGLLARAIMPGKQAMGLGMSIVLGVVGAIVGGFIGALLGGDGVSGIMNNPWSLGTILLGIVGAIIVMAIYGFATKGRA encoded by the coding sequence ATGGGACTCATCGGACTCATCATCTCCTGGATCATCATCGGCGCGATCATCGGCCTCCTGGCCCGGGCGATCATGCCCGGCAAGCAGGCCATGGGCCTGGGCATGTCGATCGTGCTCGGCGTCGTCGGCGCGATCGTCGGCGGGTTCATCGGCGCGCTGCTGGGAGGCGACGGTGTCAGCGGCATCATGAACAACCCCTGGAGCCTGGGAACCATCCTGCTGGGCATCGTCGGCGCGATCATCGTGATGGCCATCTACGGCTTCGCGACCAAGGGCCGCGCCTGA
- a CDS encoding ribonucleoside-diphosphate reductase class Ib alpha subunit (PFAM: Ribonucleotide reductase N-terminal; Ribonucleotide reductase, barrel domain; Ribonucleotide reductase, all-alpha domain~TIGRFAM: ribonucleoside-diphosphate reductase, alpha subunit) encodes MPPVEHNRKLDYHALNAMLNLYGPDGNIQFEKDREAAREYFLQHVNPNTVFFHSLREKMDYLVENKYYEADVLEQYDFSFIESLSEQAYAKKFRFPTFLGAFKYYTSYTLKTFDGERYLERFEDRVVMVALGLAQGDEQLARNLVDEILDGRFQPATPTFLNAGKAQRGELVSCFLLRIEDNMESIGRSINSALQLSKRGGGVALLLSNLREYGAPIKHIENQSSGVIPVMKLLEDSFSYANQLGARQGAGAVYLNAHHPDILRFLDTKRENADEKIRIKTLSLGVVIPDITFELAKQNEPMYLFSPYDVEREYGKPFADVNVSEVYREMVDNPNISKKKIQARDFFQNLAEIQFESGYPYIMFEDTVNRANPIAGKVTHSNLCSEILQVSTPSSMNVDLTYDEMGRDISCNLGSLNIAKAMDSPDFAQSIETAIRGLTAVSDTSDIESVPTIAEGNRKSHAIGLGQMNLHGYLARERVFYGSEEGLDFTNMYFYSVTYHAIKASMKIAKERGEKFYDFENSKYATGEYFDKYIDQVWEPKTEKVRGLFADSNAHLPTQEDWKQLRDEVAEHGMYNAYLQAVPPTGSISYINHSTSSIHPIVSQIEIRKEGKIGRVYYPAPYMTNDNLEYYEDAYEIGYEKIIDTYAQATQHVDQGLSLTLFFKDTATTRDVNRAQIYAWRKGIKTLYYIRLRQMALEGTEVEGCVSCML; translated from the coding sequence ATGCCCCCGGTCGAGCACAACCGGAAGCTCGACTACCACGCGCTCAACGCGATGCTGAACCTCTACGGTCCCGATGGGAACATCCAGTTCGAGAAGGACCGCGAGGCGGCGCGGGAGTACTTCCTGCAGCACGTGAACCCCAACACCGTCTTCTTCCACTCGCTGCGCGAGAAGATGGACTACCTGGTCGAGAACAAGTACTACGAGGCCGACGTCCTCGAGCAGTACGACTTCTCCTTCATCGAGTCCCTGTCGGAGCAGGCCTACGCCAAGAAGTTCCGCTTCCCGACCTTCCTGGGCGCCTTCAAGTACTACACCTCGTACACCCTGAAGACGTTCGACGGCGAGCGGTACCTCGAGCGCTTCGAGGACCGCGTGGTGATGGTGGCCCTCGGCCTGGCCCAGGGCGACGAGCAGCTGGCCCGCAACCTGGTCGACGAGATCCTCGACGGCCGCTTCCAGCCCGCCACCCCCACCTTCCTCAACGCCGGCAAGGCCCAGCGCGGCGAGCTGGTCTCCTGCTTCCTGCTGCGCATCGAGGACAACATGGAGTCCATCGGCCGCTCCATCAACTCCGCGCTGCAGCTGTCCAAGCGCGGCGGCGGCGTCGCGCTGCTGCTGAGCAACCTGCGCGAGTACGGCGCGCCGATCAAGCACATCGAGAACCAGTCCAGCGGTGTCATCCCGGTGATGAAGCTGCTGGAGGACTCCTTCTCCTACGCCAACCAGCTCGGGGCCCGCCAGGGCGCCGGTGCGGTGTACCTCAACGCCCACCACCCGGACATCCTGCGTTTCCTGGACACCAAGCGCGAGAACGCCGACGAGAAGATCCGCATCAAGACCCTCTCCCTCGGCGTGGTGATCCCCGACATCACCTTCGAGCTGGCCAAGCAGAACGAGCCGATGTACCTGTTCTCCCCGTACGACGTGGAGCGCGAGTACGGCAAGCCCTTCGCGGACGTCAACGTCTCCGAGGTCTACCGCGAGATGGTCGATAACCCGAACATCTCCAAGAAGAAGATCCAGGCGCGCGACTTCTTCCAGAACCTCGCCGAGATCCAGTTCGAGTCCGGCTACCCGTACATCATGTTCGAGGACACGGTGAACCGGGCGAACCCGATCGCCGGCAAGGTCACCCACTCCAACCTGTGCTCGGAGATCCTGCAGGTCTCGACCCCCTCGTCGATGAACGTGGACCTCACGTACGACGAGATGGGCCGCGACATCTCCTGCAACCTGGGGTCGCTGAACATCGCCAAGGCGATGGACTCCCCGGACTTCGCGCAGTCCATCGAGACGGCCATCCGCGGCCTGACCGCGGTCTCGGACACCTCGGACATCGAGTCCGTGCCGACCATCGCCGAGGGCAACCGCAAGTCCCACGCGATCGGCCTGGGCCAGATGAACCTCCACGGGTACCTGGCGCGCGAGCGGGTGTTCTACGGCTCCGAGGAGGGCCTGGACTTCACCAACATGTACTTCTACTCGGTCACGTATCACGCCATCAAGGCGTCGATGAAGATCGCGAAGGAGCGCGGGGAGAAGTTCTACGACTTCGAGAACTCCAAGTACGCCACCGGCGAGTACTTCGACAAGTACATCGACCAGGTGTGGGAGCCGAAGACGGAGAAGGTGCGCGGGCTGTTCGCCGACTCCAACGCCCACCTGCCCACGCAGGAGGACTGGAAGCAGCTGCGCGACGAGGTCGCGGAGCACGGCATGTACAACGCCTACCTGCAGGCCGTGCCGCCGACCGGTTCGATCTCCTACATCAACCACTCCACCTCCTCGATCCACCCGATCGTCTCCCAGATCGAGATCCGCAAGGAGGGCAAGATCGGCCGGGTGTACTACCCGGCGCCCTACATGACCAACGACAACCTCGAGTACTACGAGGACGCGTACGAGATCGGCTACGAGAAGATCATCGACACCTACGCCCAGGCCACGCAGCACGTGGACCAGGGCCTGTCGCTGACGCTGTTCTTCAAGGACACCGCCACCACGCGTGACGTCAACCGGGCGCAGATCTACGCCTGGCGCAAGGGCATCAAGACCCTCTACTACATCCGCCTGCGGCAGATGGCGCTCGAGGGCACCGAGGTCGAGGGCTGCGTGAGCTGCATGCTCTGA
- a CDS encoding predicted membrane protein (PFAM: Protein of unknown function (DUF405); Protein of unknown function (DUF418)) — MSASAASTPSPAESASPAAPASPAADTIGPQTLPGRSLAPDVARGLMLALIAMANVAWLLWGHEGSVGTTPHVPARGPLDTAVQAVMTIAVDHRAMPLFAFLFGYGMVQFHRSRLDRGMEPRTVRVMLRRRHWAMLLLGLLHAALLFYGDILGAYAVAGLLLVWLFFERLTRTLIIWAAVLGGLMLLFGLFSLVGGAATMLFSPPEVLAQMEAGGAAYATDQLRDLASGQPYLPSMAARAGMWAITTIPLALFMAPLPILLGWIAARARLLDEPWRHTRTLRRLALAGIAIGWLTGLPDALVILGVLPLPDAVGWTFSGLNGAGGVCCGIGYAAAFGLFAARREGRRTGITRALAAVGQRSLTFYLFQSVVLVPLMASWGLGLAPLLGTSSAVAVAAGVWLVSLLIAAWMDSRGMRGPAEHLLRRMTYGRHT; from the coding sequence ATGTCCGCGTCCGCCGCCTCCACCCCCTCCCCCGCCGAATCTGCCTCACCTGCCGCACCTGCCTCACCCGCCGCTGACACCATCGGCCCGCAGACCCTCCCCGGGCGCTCCCTGGCGCCCGATGTCGCGCGCGGGCTGATGCTCGCGCTGATCGCGATGGCGAACGTCGCCTGGCTGCTGTGGGGGCACGAGGGATCGGTGGGCACCACCCCGCACGTCCCGGCGCGCGGCCCCCTCGACACCGCGGTGCAGGCGGTGATGACGATCGCGGTCGATCACCGCGCCATGCCGCTGTTCGCCTTCCTGTTCGGCTACGGCATGGTGCAGTTCCACCGCTCCCGCCTCGACCGGGGCATGGAGCCGCGGACCGTGCGGGTGATGCTGCGCCGGCGGCACTGGGCGATGCTGCTGCTGGGGCTCCTCCACGCCGCGCTGCTGTTCTACGGGGACATCCTCGGCGCCTACGCGGTCGCCGGGCTGCTGCTGGTGTGGCTCTTCTTCGAGCGGCTCACCCGCACCCTGATCATCTGGGCCGCGGTGCTCGGCGGGCTCATGCTGCTCTTCGGCCTGTTCAGCCTGGTCGGGGGCGCCGCCACGATGCTCTTCTCCCCACCCGAGGTGCTCGCGCAGATGGAGGCCGGCGGGGCGGCGTACGCGACCGACCAGCTGCGCGACCTCGCCTCCGGGCAGCCGTACCTGCCGAGCATGGCGGCCCGGGCGGGGATGTGGGCGATCACCACCATCCCGCTGGCCCTGTTCATGGCCCCGCTGCCGATCCTGCTGGGCTGGATCGCCGCCCGGGCGCGCCTGCTGGACGAGCCCTGGCGCCACACCCGCACGCTGCGCCGCCTCGCGCTCGCCGGCATCGCCATCGGCTGGCTCACGGGGCTGCCGGATGCGCTCGTGATCCTCGGCGTGCTCCCGCTCCCCGACGCCGTGGGCTGGACGTTCTCCGGCCTCAACGGGGCGGGCGGGGTGTGCTGCGGGATCGGTTACGCCGCCGCCTTCGGGCTGTTCGCGGCGCGGCGGGAGGGCCGACGGACCGGGATCACCCGGGCGCTCGCCGCCGTGGGGCAGCGCTCGCTGACCTTCTACCTGTTCCAGTCCGTGGTGCTGGTGCCGCTCATGGCCAGCTGGGGGCTCGGCCTGGCACCGCTGCTGGGCACCTCCTCCGCTGTCGCGGTCGCCGCCGGGGTCTGGCTGGTCTCCCTGCTGATCGCGGCATGGATGGACTCCCGCGGGATGCGCGGCCCGGCCGAGCACCTGCTGCGGCGCATGACGTACGGCCGGCACACCTAG